In Equus caballus isolate H_3958 breed thoroughbred chromosome 7, TB-T2T, whole genome shotgun sequence, one DNA window encodes the following:
- the KCNA4 gene encoding potassium voltage-gated channel subfamily A member 4 produces MEVAMVSAESSGCNSHMPYGYAAQARARERERLAHSRAAAAAAVAAATAAVEGSGGGSGGGSHHHHQARAACASHDPPSGRGSRRRRRPRPERRRAHLRQGTFPHCAELMPSGSEEKILRELSEEDEEEDEEDEEEDEGRFPRGEEERGDEGAYADLLPPEAGPGGAYAVRCGDCCERVVINVSGLRFETQMKTLAQFPETLLGDPEKRTQYFDPLRNEYFFDRNRPSFDAILYYYQSGGRLKRPVNVPCDIFTEEVKFYQLGEEALLKFREDEGFVREEEDRALPENEFKKQIWLLFEYPESSSPARGIAIVSVLVILISIVIFCLETLPEFRDDRDLIVALSAGGHGGSLNDTSAPHPENSGHTIFNDPFFIVETVCIVWFSFEFVVRCFACPSQALFFKNIMNIIDIVSILPYFITLGTDLAQQQGGGNGQQQQAMSFAILRIIRLVRVFRIFKLSRHSKGLQILGHTLRASMRELGLLIFFLFIGVILFSSAVYFAEADEPTTHFQSIPDAFWWAVVTMTTVGYGDMKPITVGGKIVGSLCAIAGVLTIALPVPVIVSNFNYFYHRETENEEQTQLTQNAVSCPYLPSNLLKKFRSSTSSSLGDKSEYLEMEEGVKESLCAKEEKCQGKEDDSETDKNNCSNVKAVETDV; encoded by the coding sequence ATGGAGGTCGCGATGGTGAGCGCGGAGAGCTCAGGGTGCAACAGCCATATGCCTTATGGCTACGCGGCCCAGGCCCGCGCCCGGGAGCGCGAGCGCCTGGCGCACTCGagggccgcggccgccgccgccgtcgccgccgccACCGCGGCCGTGGAAGGTTCTGGAGGGGGTTCCGGAGGGggctcccaccaccaccatcaggcGCGGGCGGCCTGCGCCTCCCACGACCCTCCGAGCGGCCGCGGGAGCCGCAGGAGGAGGCGCCCGCGGCCGGAGAGGAGGAGAGCCCACCTCCGGCAGGGCACCTTCCCGCACTGCGCAGAGCTGATGCCCAGCGGCTCCGAGGAGAAGATCCTGCGGGAGCTGAgcgaggaggacgaggaggaggacgaggaggacgaggaggaggacgaggGGAGGTTCCCGCGCGGCGAGGAGGAGCGCGGCGACGAGGGCGCCTATGCCGACCTGCTGCCCCCCGAGGCCGGGCCCGGCGGCGCCTACGCCGTGCGCTGCGGCGACTGCTGCGAGCGCGTGGTCATCAACGTGTCGGGCCTGCGCTTCGAGACCCAGATGAAGACCTTGGCGCAGTTCCCCGAGACCTTGCTGGGGGACCCTGAGAAGAGGACGCAGTACTTCGACCCTTTGCGCAACGAGTACTTTTTTGACAGGAACAGGCCTAGCTTTGATGCCATCTTGTATTATTACCAGTCAGGGGGCCGCCTCAAGAGGCCGGTCAACGTGCCCTGCGACATCTTCACCGAGGAGGTGAAGTTCTACCAGCTGGGCGAGGAGGCCCTGCTCAAGTTCCGGGAGGACGAGGGCTTCgtgagagaggaggaggacagAGCCTTGCCGGAGAATGAGTTTAAAAAGCAGATTTGGCTTCTCTTTGAGTACCCGGAGAGCTCCAGCCCGGCGAGGGGCATCGCCATCGTCTCCGTCCTGGTCATCTTAATCTCCATCGTCATTTTCTGCCTGGAGACTTTGCCTGAGTTCAGGGACGACAGGGATCTCATCGTGGCCCTGAGCGCGGGCGGGCACGGTGGGTCCTTGAATGACACCTCGGCACCCCACCCGGAGAACTCGGGGCACACGATATTCAACGACCCCTTCTTCATCGTGGAGACGGTCTGTATTGTTTGGTTTTCCTTCGAGTTTGTGGTTCGTTGCTTTGCTTGTCCCAGCCAAGCCCTCTTCTTCAAAAACATCATGAACATCATTGACATTGTCTCCATTTTGCCTTATTTCATCACCCTGGGCACCGATCTGGCCCAGCAACAGGGGGGTGGCAATGGTCAGCAGCAGCAGGCCATGTCCTTTGCCATCCTCAGGATCATCCGACTGGTCCGCGTGTTCCGGATCTTCAAGCTTTCCAGACACTCCAAGGGCCTGCAGATCCTGGGCCACACCCTCAGAGCCAGCATGCGGGAGCTGGGCCTTCTGATCTTCTTCCTTTTCATCGGGGTCATCCTGTTCTCCAGCGCTGTGTATTTCGCGGAGGCGGATGAACCCACCACCCATTTCCAAAGCATCCCAGATGCGTTCTGGTGGGCTGTGGTGACCATGACGACTGTGGGTTATGGGGACATGAAGCCCATCACTGTGGGGGGCAAGATCGTGGGGTCCCTGTGCGCCATTGCGGGTGTCCTGACCATCGCTTTGCCTGTGCCCGTCATTGTCTCTAACTTCAACTACTTCTACCACAGAGAGACTGAGAACGAGGAACAGACACAGCTGACACAGAACGCGGTCAGTTGCCCATACCTCCCTTCTAATTTGCTGAAGAAATTCCGGAGCTCCACTTCCTCTTCCCTGGGGGACAAGTCCGAGTAtctggagatggaggaaggagtgAAGGAATCTCTCTGTGCAAAGGAGGAGAAGTGTCAGGGAAAGGAGGATGACAGCGAGACAGACAAAAACAACTGTTCTAATGTGAAGGCCGTGGAGACGGATGTGTGA